In Micromonospora sp. LH3U1, one genomic interval encodes:
- a CDS encoding phosphodiester glycosidase family protein — MRTRRRSARRTTGVLLLTPLLALAAPLPAAAAPPAPPGAAASTIAASTIAASTIAEDAPPASSRPAGSVSLAADPASATSPTAAVGGLEPAGGLETTKSTRPVAPGVQLTSFDRYDADGWLRADALTTDLAGGSTVDYVNSGAVSRAEPLRKAVDDSRAVAAVNGDFFDINNSGAAQGVGVRDGELVQSAVSGHRNAVAVTANGLGRVIEVNFDGSATLPTGPVPLTQFNNMVQADGIGAFTELWGTYSRQRAVEGAARVVEVTVTGGRVAAVTGVAGSGPIVAGSTVLLGRDAGADALAGLRTGDPVTVAWRPKPSDGSTLHAAIGGGNVLVRDGVVQSIADPTLAPRTAVGFTADGRKMIMLTVDGRQADSRGVTQTEMGRMMAEMGAHHALNLDGGGSSTLLAREPGAPAVQVENGPSDGSERAVPNGLAIYAPKGSGRLTGYWVETASDPTAAPGVSPVRGGRPDRVFPGLTRTLTAAGYDETYGPAAGEPTWRATPAVRGRVDRDGVFHAGAPGASTVTASRGRVTGSLGLTVLGPLARIGTTAQRVGLTGRDGNALVGVVGYDGEGNTAPIEPADMTLDYDRDLLRITPTDDGNLTVTALRDTGSALVTVHVGRRSTVLPVTVGLTDVPVAGFDDAASWRFSQARASGSVAPAPGHTGTGLRMSYDFSQSTGTRAAYADPPAWIEVPGQPQAFGMWIHGNGTGEWPSLHLHDAQDTQHVLRGPLITWTGWRYVEFAVPAGVQYPVRVRRFYVAETNAAAQYTSEVIIDDLVAKVPPTVDVPAVAPRTDRVVVRDGTVDGAPWRFAVLSDAQFVAAEPDSDLVAQARRTLREVRAARPDFLLINGDFVDTAYPADFALARRILDEELGDALPWYYVPGNHEIMGAPISNFEAAFGATSRVFDHNGTRFVTLNSSSGTLRGGGFDQVRMLRETLDAAATDRRVGSVVVLHHHPARDPSPAQASQLGDRKEAALLEQWLADFQHRTGKGALFVGGHVGTFHADRVDGVPYVINGNAGKTPSTPADQGGFTGWTEFGVDPVTPAEADRARRDPLAEGARWVDAEFHAHVDRLTVTAPASVAVGTPAEVTATLTQPGGRTVPVAAPVSADWSASPGVHIGSAAGVRPWHTARFDPATGTLTALRPGAPIRLTVDVNNVRTEATVALTR; from the coding sequence ATGCGTACCCGCAGACGATCCGCCCGTCGCACCACCGGCGTCCTGCTGCTGACGCCGCTGCTCGCCCTGGCCGCGCCGCTGCCGGCCGCCGCCGCGCCACCGGCGCCGCCCGGCGCCGCCGCGTCCACCATTGCCGCCTCCACCATCGCCGCGTCCACCATCGCTGAGGACGCGCCGCCCGCGTCGTCCCGGCCGGCCGGCTCGGTCAGCCTGGCTGCCGACCCCGCATCCGCGACCTCCCCGACCGCCGCCGTGGGTGGTCTGGAACCGGCCGGCGGTCTGGAGACCACGAAGTCCACCCGGCCGGTCGCGCCGGGCGTGCAGCTCACGTCCTTCGACCGGTACGACGCCGACGGCTGGCTGCGCGCCGACGCGCTCACCACCGACCTCGCCGGCGGCTCGACCGTCGACTACGTCAACTCCGGTGCGGTCAGCCGGGCCGAGCCACTGCGGAAAGCGGTGGACGACTCGCGCGCGGTTGCTGCCGTCAACGGCGACTTCTTCGACATCAACAACTCCGGGGCCGCCCAGGGCGTCGGCGTCCGTGACGGCGAGCTGGTCCAGTCGGCGGTCAGCGGTCACCGCAACGCGGTGGCGGTCACCGCGAACGGGCTCGGCCGGGTGATCGAGGTGAACTTTGACGGCAGCGCCACCCTGCCCACTGGGCCGGTCCCGCTGACCCAGTTCAACAATATGGTGCAGGCCGACGGCATCGGCGCGTTCACCGAGCTGTGGGGGACGTACTCCCGGCAGCGTGCCGTGGAGGGCGCGGCCCGCGTGGTCGAGGTCACCGTGACCGGCGGTCGGGTGGCCGCGGTGACCGGCGTGGCCGGCAGCGGCCCGATCGTCGCCGGCAGCACCGTGCTGCTCGGCCGCGACGCCGGCGCGGACGCGCTGGCCGGGCTCCGCACCGGTGACCCGGTGACGGTGGCCTGGCGGCCGAAGCCGTCCGACGGCAGCACCCTGCACGCGGCGATCGGGGGCGGCAACGTCCTGGTCCGCGACGGCGTCGTGCAGAGCATCGCCGACCCGACGCTCGCCCCACGCACGGCGGTCGGGTTCACCGCGGACGGCCGGAAAATGATCATGCTGACGGTGGACGGGCGTCAGGCCGACAGCCGCGGCGTGACGCAGACCGAGATGGGCCGGATGATGGCCGAGATGGGTGCCCACCACGCGCTCAACCTGGACGGTGGCGGCTCATCCACGCTGCTGGCCCGGGAGCCGGGCGCGCCGGCCGTGCAGGTGGAGAACGGCCCCTCCGACGGCAGCGAACGGGCCGTGCCCAACGGTCTGGCCATCTACGCGCCGAAGGGCAGCGGCCGACTCACCGGCTACTGGGTCGAAACGGCCAGCGACCCCACCGCCGCCCCGGGAGTCTCACCTGTGCGCGGTGGCCGGCCCGACCGGGTGTTCCCCGGGCTGACCCGCACCCTCACCGCAGCCGGCTACGACGAGACGTACGGTCCGGCGGCCGGCGAGCCCACCTGGCGGGCCACCCCGGCGGTACGCGGCCGGGTCGATCGCGACGGGGTGTTCCACGCTGGGGCACCGGGGGCCAGCACGGTCACCGCCTCGCGTGGCCGGGTCACCGGCTCGCTGGGCCTCACCGTGCTCGGCCCGCTGGCCCGGATCGGCACCACCGCACAGCGGGTCGGTCTGACCGGCCGGGACGGCAACGCCCTGGTCGGCGTGGTCGGGTACGACGGCGAAGGCAACACCGCGCCGATCGAGCCGGCCGACATGACCCTCGACTACGACCGGGACCTGCTGCGGATCACTCCCACCGACGACGGCAACCTGACCGTCACCGCGTTGCGGGACACCGGCTCCGCCCTGGTAACCGTTCACGTCGGACGCAGGAGCACCGTCCTGCCGGTCACCGTCGGGCTGACCGACGTTCCGGTCGCCGGCTTCGACGACGCCGCGTCCTGGCGGTTCAGCCAGGCCCGGGCCAGCGGGTCGGTCGCGCCGGCGCCCGGGCACACCGGCACCGGCCTGCGAATGTCGTACGACTTCAGCCAGTCCACCGGCACCCGGGCCGCGTACGCCGATCCGCCCGCGTGGATCGAGGTGCCCGGCCAGCCGCAGGCCTTCGGCATGTGGATCCACGGCAACGGCACCGGGGAGTGGCCCAGCCTGCACCTGCACGACGCCCAGGACACCCAGCACGTGCTGCGTGGCCCGCTGATCACCTGGACCGGCTGGCGGTACGTGGAGTTCGCGGTTCCGGCCGGAGTGCAGTACCCGGTCCGGGTGCGTCGCTTCTACGTGGCCGAGACGAACGCCGCCGCGCAGTACACCAGCGAGGTAATCATCGACGACCTGGTGGCGAAGGTGCCGCCCACGGTCGACGTGCCGGCGGTGGCCCCGCGTACCGATCGGGTGGTGGTCCGCGACGGCACGGTGGACGGCGCGCCCTGGCGGTTCGCGGTGCTCTCCGACGCCCAGTTCGTCGCCGCCGAACCGGACAGCGACCTCGTCGCCCAGGCCCGGCGGACGCTGCGCGAGGTGCGGGCGGCCCGGCCGGACTTCCTCCTGATCAACGGCGACTTCGTGGACACCGCCTACCCGGCGGACTTCGCGCTGGCCCGACGGATCCTCGATGAGGAGTTGGGCGACGCGCTGCCCTGGTACTACGTGCCCGGCAACCACGAGATCATGGGGGCCCCGATCAGCAACTTCGAGGCCGCGTTCGGTGCCACCTCACGGGTGTTCGACCACAACGGCACCCGGTTCGTCACGCTGAACTCGTCCAGCGGGACGCTACGCGGCGGCGGCTTCGACCAGGTACGGATGCTGCGCGAGACGCTCGACGCGGCGGCCACCGACCGGCGCGTCGGCTCGGTCGTCGTCCTGCACCACCACCCGGCACGCGACCCCAGCCCGGCGCAGGCCAGCCAGCTCGGCGACCGCAAGGAGGCGGCGCTGCTGGAGCAGTGGCTGGCCGACTTCCAGCACCGCACCGGCAAGGGCGCGCTGTTCGTGGGCGGGCACGTCGGCACCTTCCATGCCGACCGGGTGGACGGGGTGCCGTACGTGATCAACGGCAACGCGGGCAAGACACCGTCCACCCCCGCCGACCAGGGCGGCTTCACCGGCTGGACGGAGTTCGGCGTGGACCCGGTGACCCCGGCCGAGGCCGACCGGGCCCGCCGTGACCCCCTCGCCGAGGGGGCACGCTGGGTGGACGCGGAGTTCCACGCGCACGTCGACCGGCTCACGGTGACCGCCCCGGCCAGCGTCGCGGTCGGCACCCCTGCCGAGGTCACCGCCACGCTGACCCAGCCCGGCGGGCGTACGGTCCCGGTGGCCGCACCGGTCAGCGCCGACTGGTCGGCCTCGCCGGGGGTGCACATCGGCTCGGCGGCGGGAGTGCGCCCGTGGCACACCGCCCGCTTCGACCCGGCCACCGGCACGCTGACCGCGCTCCGCCCCGGCGCACCGATACGCCTGACGGTCGACGTCAACAACGTCCGCACCGAGGCCACCGTCGCCCTCACCCGCTGA
- the rho gene encoding transcription termination factor Rho, whose amino-acid sequence MRETADRPAAEGRSAEQAPSEPAAETEGRSRTRRSRTAAAETRPTEARATEARPTEARTSEARTSEARTDEAEAGERADRGENRRERAERPERAERTDRAERPERAERTDRAERPERAERTERTERPERTERTERPERAERADRAERPERGERADRGERSDRGERNDRGERAERGERNDRSERSDRGERNDRPERNDRGDRNDRGQRVERVERDSDDDDEGGGRRGRRSRFRDRRRGRGERTETGTDTGGREPQVSEDDVLVPVAGIIDVLDNYAFVRTTGYLAGPNDVYVSMSQIKKYGLRRGDAITGAVRAAREAGNSGDQRRDKYNPLMRLDTINGMEPEEARRRPEFYKLTPLYPQERLRLETEPHILTTRVIDLVMPIGKGQRALIQSPPKAGKTMVLQAIANAITHNNPECHLMVVLVDERPEEVTDMQRSIKGEVVAATFDRPPQDHTTVAELAIERAKRLVELGHDVVVLLDSVTRLGRSYNLAAPASGRIMSGGIDSTALYPPKRFLGAARNIENGGSLTIIATALVETGSMADTVIFEEFKGTGNAELKLDRKIADKRTFPAIDVNPSGTRKEEVLLAPEELAILHKLRKVLHSLDSQAAMDLLLDKLKKTRTNIEFLMQIAKSTPGE is encoded by the coding sequence GTGCGGGAAACCGCCGACCGGCCGGCAGCCGAAGGGCGCAGTGCCGAGCAGGCGCCGTCCGAGCCGGCCGCCGAGACCGAGGGCCGTAGTCGCACCCGGCGGAGCCGGACCGCAGCGGCGGAGACCCGTCCCACTGAGGCGCGCGCAACTGAGGCGCGTCCTACCGAGGCGCGTACCAGCGAGGCGCGTACCAGCGAGGCGCGTACCGACGAGGCGGAAGCCGGCGAGCGGGCCGACCGTGGCGAGAACCGCCGCGAGCGGGCCGAGCGTCCGGAGCGTGCCGAGCGGACCGACCGGGCCGAGCGTCCGGAGCGTGCCGAGCGGACCGACCGGGCCGAGCGTCCGGAGCGTGCCGAGCGGACCGAGCGGACCGAGCGTCCGGAGCGGACCGAGCGGACCGAGCGTCCGGAACGCGCTGAGCGTGCCGACCGGGCCGAGCGTCCGGAGCGGGGCGAGCGTGCCGACCGTGGCGAGCGTTCCGACCGTGGCGAGCGCAACGACCGTGGCGAGCGTGCCGAGCGGGGCGAGCGCAACGACCGTTCGGAGCGTTCCGACCGTGGCGAGCGCAACGACCGTCCTGAGCGCAACGACCGGGGCGACCGTAACGACCGTGGTCAGCGTGTCGAGCGTGTCGAGCGGGACAGCGACGACGACGACGAGGGCGGCGGCCGGCGCGGCCGGCGCAGCCGTTTTCGGGACCGTCGCCGCGGGCGCGGCGAGCGCACCGAGACCGGTACCGACACCGGTGGGCGTGAGCCGCAGGTCAGCGAGGACGATGTTCTCGTTCCGGTGGCCGGCATCATCGACGTGCTGGACAACTACGCCTTCGTGCGGACGACCGGTTACCTGGCCGGCCCGAACGACGTGTACGTCTCGATGTCCCAGATCAAGAAGTACGGCCTGCGCCGCGGTGACGCGATCACCGGTGCGGTGCGGGCGGCCCGTGAGGCCGGCAACAGCGGCGACCAGCGGCGCGACAAGTACAACCCGCTGATGCGGCTGGACACGATCAACGGGATGGAGCCGGAGGAGGCGCGACGCCGGCCGGAGTTCTACAAGCTCACTCCGCTCTACCCGCAGGAGCGCCTGCGTCTGGAGACCGAGCCGCACATCCTGACCACCCGGGTCATCGACCTGGTGATGCCGATCGGCAAGGGTCAGCGGGCACTCATCCAGTCACCGCCGAAGGCGGGTAAGACGATGGTGCTGCAGGCGATCGCGAACGCGATCACGCACAACAACCCGGAGTGCCACCTGATGGTGGTGCTGGTGGACGAGCGGCCCGAAGAGGTCACCGACATGCAGCGGTCGATCAAGGGCGAGGTCGTCGCGGCCACGTTCGACCGTCCGCCGCAGGACCACACGACGGTGGCGGAGCTGGCGATCGAGCGGGCGAAGCGCCTGGTTGAGCTGGGGCACGACGTCGTCGTGCTGCTCGACTCGGTGACCCGCCTCGGTCGGTCGTACAACCTGGCGGCGCCGGCCAGCGGCCGGATCATGTCGGGTGGTATCGACTCCACCGCCCTCTACCCGCCGAAGCGCTTCCTCGGCGCGGCTCGCAACATCGAGAACGGCGGCTCGCTGACCATCATCGCCACGGCGCTGGTGGAGACCGGATCCATGGCGGACACGGTCATCTTCGAGGAGTTCAAGGGCACCGGCAACGCGGAGCTGAAGCTGGACCGGAAGATCGCCGACAAGCGCACCTTCCCGGCCATCGACGTCAACCCGTCCGGTACCCGTAAGGAAGAGGTCCTGCTCGCGCCGGAGGAGTTGGCCATCCTCCACAAGCTGCGCAAGGTCCTGCACTCGCTGGACTCGCAGGCGGCGATGGACCTGCTGCTCGACAAGCTCAAGAAGACACGTACCAACATCGAGTTCCTGATGCAGATCGCGAAGTCGACGCCGGGGGAGTAA
- the thrB gene encoding homoserine kinase: MPTNFTAEPVRVRVPATSANLGPGFDALGLALGLYDDVAAEVASGGVRVTVTGQGAGELPDDDRHLVVRAMRAAFDVLGAHPDGLSVECVNRVPQARGLGSSSAAIVAGVLLARALVTDGEHLLDDAGALRLAAEIEGHPDNVAPCLLGGFTLAWSESTGARAVSLPVADGVRPTVFVPAERGLTATARAALPATVPHGDAALTAGRAALLVHALTADPTLLLPATVDRIHQDYRAAGMPGTSALVSALRAAGVAAVVSGAGPTVLALSEPPAGFPVGTDWQIWQLPIDVSGARLAWGRLGHAERDPVAAGRKS, encoded by the coding sequence GTGCCGACGAACTTCACCGCCGAGCCGGTCCGTGTCCGGGTCCCCGCGACCAGCGCCAACCTGGGCCCGGGCTTCGATGCGCTGGGTCTCGCCCTCGGGCTCTACGACGACGTGGCCGCCGAGGTCGCGTCGGGTGGGGTCCGGGTGACGGTGACCGGGCAGGGTGCCGGCGAGCTGCCCGACGACGACCGGCACCTGGTGGTGCGGGCCATGCGGGCCGCCTTCGACGTGCTCGGCGCTCACCCCGACGGGCTGAGCGTGGAGTGCGTCAACCGGGTCCCCCAGGCGCGTGGGCTGGGCTCCTCGTCCGCCGCGATCGTCGCCGGGGTGCTGCTGGCCCGTGCCCTGGTGACCGACGGCGAGCACCTGCTGGACGACGCGGGCGCGCTCCGGTTGGCCGCCGAGATCGAGGGCCATCCCGACAACGTCGCGCCGTGCCTGCTCGGCGGCTTCACGTTGGCCTGGTCCGAGTCGACCGGTGCCCGGGCGGTGTCCCTGCCGGTCGCCGACGGGGTCAGGCCAACTGTTTTCGTCCCGGCCGAGCGTGGATTGACCGCGACCGCGCGGGCCGCGTTGCCGGCCACCGTGCCCCACGGCGACGCCGCGTTGACCGCTGGGCGGGCGGCACTGCTGGTGCACGCGCTCACCGCCGACCCGACCCTGCTGCTGCCGGCCACCGTCGACCGGATCCACCAGGATTACCGCGCAGCCGGCATGCCAGGCACATCTGCCCTGGTCAGCGCGTTGCGAGCGGCCGGTGTGGCGGCTGTGGTCAGTGGGGCGGGTCCGACTGTGCTGGCGCTCAGCGAGCCCCCGGCGGGCTTCCCAGTGGGAACAGACTGGCAGATCTGGCAGTTACCGATAGACGTCAGCGGCGCCCGGCTTGCGTGGGGTAGACTTGGACACGCCGAGCGGGACCCTGTTGCCGCAGGTCGGAAGAGTTGA
- a CDS encoding MFS transporter has translation MASTLSVLTGNRSFRNLFLAELVVFGADWFVMVPLLVLLPHLTGSGVWGALVLAVDTGIVALLLPYTGTIADRFDRRKIMVAANVAALAGVLLLLGVRGAGTAWLALVAIGVVAVAKAFYSPAAQAALPNVLEPDELAAGNAVAGSAWGTMTVVGASLGGVLSTVAGPYVCFWVAAVGLALAAGLATRIRRPLQAPRDADQPAQRTWTAVREALGYIGHRPRVLALVTVKSAVGLGNGVLTVFPLLAGVYGVGPLGAGLLFAVRGAGALVGPILMRRVLTNRAWLLPGLALSMSLYGLSYLGASVVRWFPLVLLLVFVAHFAGGSNWVMSNFALQGEVPDRLRGRVFATDMMLATLAISVSQLAVALVVDVVDERVVLAGCGLVTLVYAVGWRIATRGLSLTDPAAEPVPNPAG, from the coding sequence GTGGCAAGCACCCTCTCGGTCCTCACCGGCAATCGGAGCTTTCGCAATCTGTTCCTCGCCGAGTTGGTGGTCTTCGGCGCCGACTGGTTCGTCATGGTGCCGCTGCTGGTGCTGCTGCCGCACCTGACCGGCAGCGGGGTCTGGGGCGCGCTGGTGTTGGCGGTGGACACCGGCATCGTGGCGCTGCTGCTGCCGTACACCGGCACGATCGCCGACCGCTTCGACCGCCGGAAGATCATGGTTGCCGCGAACGTGGCCGCGCTGGCGGGCGTCCTGCTGCTACTCGGCGTGCGCGGCGCCGGAACGGCGTGGCTGGCGCTGGTCGCGATCGGCGTGGTGGCGGTCGCCAAGGCCTTCTACTCGCCGGCCGCCCAGGCGGCGCTGCCCAACGTGCTGGAACCAGACGAGTTGGCCGCCGGTAACGCCGTGGCCGGCTCGGCCTGGGGCACCATGACCGTGGTCGGCGCCTCGCTCGGTGGCGTGCTCAGCACCGTTGCCGGCCCGTACGTCTGCTTCTGGGTGGCGGCGGTGGGCCTGGCGCTGGCCGCGGGCCTCGCCACGCGGATCCGCCGGCCGTTGCAGGCACCGCGGGACGCCGACCAACCGGCCCAGCGGACCTGGACAGCCGTTCGCGAGGCGCTCGGCTACATCGGTCACCGTCCCCGGGTGCTCGCGCTGGTCACGGTGAAGTCGGCGGTGGGTCTCGGCAACGGCGTGCTGACCGTGTTCCCGTTGCTGGCCGGCGTGTACGGCGTCGGCCCGCTCGGAGCTGGCCTGCTCTTCGCGGTGCGCGGGGCCGGGGCGTTGGTGGGGCCCATCCTGATGCGTCGGGTGCTGACGAACCGAGCCTGGCTGCTGCCCGGGCTCGCGCTGTCGATGTCGCTCTACGGCCTGTCCTACCTGGGCGCATCGGTGGTCCGTTGGTTCCCTCTGGTCCTGCTGCTGGTCTTCGTGGCGCACTTCGCGGGCGGCAGCAACTGGGTGATGTCGAACTTCGCCCTGCAGGGCGAAGTTCCGGACCGGTTGCGCGGGCGGGTCTTCGCCACCGACATGATGCTCGCGACGCTGGCGATCTCGGTGAGCCAGCTGGCGGTGGCCCTGGTGGTGGACGTGGTGGACGAACGGGTGGTCCTCGCCGGCTGCGGGCTGGTCACCCTCGTGTACGCGGTTGGTTGGCGGATCGCCACCCGCGGGCTCTCGCTCACCGACCCGGCCGCCGAGCCGGTTCCGAACCCGGCCGGCTGA
- a CDS encoding polysaccharide deacetylase family protein gives MTKGGRGWGRRDLLRRGLLVASGVAIGAGTSEAWWITNRRVPLAGGSASTTSGNGQQDVGPGALEVVWSGPTGQRLVALTFDDGPAPQWTPMVLDTLAQHRVPATFFLVGSQVRRHADVIRDRLAGHEVGNHSWEHRDLAELDAAEAYDDLRRSHDAIADATGMPPRLLRPPYGHLGGAVLHAAARLDYRLVLWSLQMVEREFPDDPVGHAQRIVAGVRPGTIVLGHDVGARRRLVALRGLPDMINGLRSRGYTFVTVSALLGRA, from the coding sequence ATGACCAAGGGTGGGCGCGGGTGGGGGCGGCGCGACCTGTTGCGCCGTGGCCTGCTGGTCGCCAGCGGGGTGGCCATCGGCGCAGGGACGTCCGAGGCGTGGTGGATCACCAATCGTCGGGTGCCGCTCGCCGGTGGCTCAGCCAGTACCACCTCCGGTAACGGGCAGCAGGACGTCGGGCCCGGCGCACTGGAGGTCGTCTGGTCGGGACCGACCGGGCAGCGACTGGTGGCCCTCACCTTCGATGACGGCCCGGCCCCACAGTGGACTCCGATGGTGCTCGACACCCTGGCCCAGCACCGCGTTCCGGCCACCTTCTTCCTGGTTGGGTCGCAGGTCAGGAGGCACGCCGACGTCATCCGCGATCGGCTTGCCGGGCACGAGGTGGGCAACCACAGCTGGGAACACCGGGACCTGGCCGAACTGGACGCCGCCGAGGCGTACGACGACCTGCGCCGCAGCCACGACGCGATCGCCGACGCGACCGGGATGCCACCCCGACTGCTTCGGCCGCCGTACGGCCACCTGGGTGGGGCGGTGCTGCACGCGGCGGCCCGGCTGGACTATCGGTTGGTGCTCTGGTCGTTGCAGATGGTGGAGCGCGAGTTTCCCGACGATCCGGTCGGCCACGCCCAACGGATCGTGGCCGGTGTCCGACCGGGAACGATCGTGCTCGGGCACGATGTGGGAGCGCGGCGGCGGCTGGTCGCACTGCGCGGCCTGCCCGACATGATCAACGGGCTTCGGTCACGCGGCTACACGTTCGTCACCGTCTCTGCGCTGCTGGGGCGGGCTTAG